The following are encoded in a window of Methylicorpusculum oleiharenae genomic DNA:
- a CDS encoding dirigent protein, protein MPYTFSRILFVSLLGMASCTQELPQTLETIADARIHKAKFIDRGEPGDSVGDILAFDQPLLNKKAEQIGNNSGTCIRTRTGHSFQCQWTLTLKNGSIQVAGRELDEGASEIAIVGGTGRYAGISGQMESVNNGDGTFTQTLHYWIR, encoded by the coding sequence TACCTTTTCCCGAATCCTATTCGTCAGTTTACTGGGCATGGCTTCCTGCACACAGGAATTACCGCAAACACTCGAAACCATCGCTGATGCGAGAATTCACAAAGCTAAATTCATTGATAGGGGTGAGCCGGGTGATTCGGTAGGCGATATCCTGGCATTCGACCAACCCTTACTAAACAAAAAGGCTGAACAGATCGGGAACAATAGCGGCACGTGCATACGCACACGCACGGGCCACAGCTTTCAATGCCAATGGACCTTGACCCTGAAAAACGGCAGCATCCAGGTGGCAGGCCGGGAACTTGATGAAGGGGCGTCAGAGATAGCGATTGTTGGTGGCACAGGCCGATACGCGGGCATCAGCGGGCAAATGGAATCCGTCAACAATGGAGATGGTACTTTTACACAAACTTTGCACTATTGGATTAGATAA